One genomic segment of bacterium includes these proteins:
- the glgP gene encoding alpha-glucan family phosphorylase, whose product MNDQQRIFPGLPARLVGLEDLAENLWWCWHPRARMLFKMLDRQAWKQSGHNPDRMLRDLSGEVLSAAAADAEYLHRYDEVMSDFNTHVSGQHCRYLDYAQRNHSFAVAYFSAEYGLHRSLPFYAGGLGFLAGDYLKECSDLCIPLVAVGFMYPEGYLRQRLGEDGWQEDRDEPLDRDAAAISRVMGGDGKQLVVRVPFMDPGVHVAVWKVKVGQIPLYLLDTDIPDNDPASRGICARLYIGDAERRLRQELVLGLGGAEVLRALGTTHYLLHLNEGHAAFALLERIRERVEAGMPFDEAREQVRNTSIFTTHTPVPAGHDVFPNDLMESHFHAYWPSLGLDRDTFLRLGAHPDQPDAGFNMSALALRLSAFANGVSRRHGEVSRQMWRSLWPDRPVANVPITHVTNGVHVPTWIEPKIQLLLDEYLGADWLDRHDAPELWDALDRIPDEELWRTHYWLKIKLIDAIRERARQRLLHDGAGPSLVMAGGALLDPSVLTIGFARRFATYKRATLIFRDSERLQRLLNDRRRPVQFIFAGKAHPADDPGKRLLQELVDMARAPAFGGRIAFVEDYGEQLAQYMVHGVDVWLNNPLPPLEASGTSGMKAAMNGVPQLSILDGWWEEGYDGENGWAIRHEEKDGDGDRLDAEEIYRTLESDIVPRYYRVDAAGVPIEWVKTMKAAMRGAGARFSARRMVREYTEKFYTMALKEVASLE is encoded by the coding sequence ATGAACGACCAGCAGCGTATCTTCCCCGGCCTGCCGGCACGCCTCGTCGGCCTGGAGGATCTGGCCGAGAATCTCTGGTGGTGCTGGCATCCGCGCGCTCGCATGCTCTTCAAGATGCTGGATCGGCAGGCCTGGAAGCAGAGCGGGCACAACCCCGACCGGATGCTGCGCGATCTGTCCGGCGAGGTGTTGTCCGCCGCTGCAGCCGACGCCGAGTACCTGCACCGTTACGATGAAGTCATGTCCGACTTCAACACCCACGTGAGCGGGCAGCATTGCCGTTACCTGGATTACGCGCAGCGGAACCACAGTTTCGCCGTGGCCTACTTCTCGGCGGAATATGGCCTGCATCGTTCGCTGCCCTTCTACGCGGGTGGCCTGGGGTTCCTCGCCGGTGACTATCTGAAGGAGTGCAGCGACCTCTGCATCCCGCTCGTGGCCGTCGGCTTCATGTATCCGGAAGGTTACCTGCGTCAGCGGCTGGGTGAGGATGGCTGGCAGGAGGATCGGGATGAACCTCTCGACCGCGACGCCGCAGCCATCTCACGGGTCATGGGTGGTGACGGAAAACAACTCGTGGTCCGTGTCCCCTTCATGGACCCGGGGGTCCACGTGGCCGTCTGGAAGGTGAAGGTCGGGCAGATACCGCTCTACCTGCTGGACACCGACATTCCGGACAACGATCCCGCCAGCCGCGGGATCTGCGCCCGGCTGTACATCGGCGACGCCGAGCGGCGCCTGCGCCAGGAGCTCGTGCTCGGCCTCGGCGGTGCCGAGGTCCTGCGCGCGCTCGGCACCACGCACTACCTGCTTCATCTGAACGAGGGCCACGCCGCCTTCGCGCTGCTGGAGCGAATCCGCGAGCGCGTGGAGGCCGGAATGCCCTTCGACGAGGCGCGTGAACAGGTCCGCAACACCTCGATCTTCACGACCCATACGCCCGTGCCGGCAGGCCACGACGTGTTCCCGAACGACCTGATGGAGAGCCACTTCCACGCGTACTGGCCGTCGCTGGGTCTCGATCGTGACACCTTCCTGAGGCTGGGCGCACACCCCGACCAGCCGGACGCCGGCTTCAACATGTCCGCCCTCGCCCTGCGGCTCTCGGCGTTCGCCAACGGGGTCAGTCGCCGCCATGGCGAGGTCTCGCGCCAGATGTGGCGGAGCCTGTGGCCCGATCGGCCGGTCGCGAACGTCCCGATCACCCACGTCACCAACGGCGTGCACGTGCCGACCTGGATCGAGCCCAAGATCCAGCTCCTTCTGGACGAGTATCTCGGCGCCGACTGGCTGGACCGGCACGACGCCCCCGAGCTATGGGACGCGCTGGACCGGATCCCGGATGAGGAGCTCTGGCGGACGCACTACTGGCTGAAGATCAAGCTCATCGACGCGATCCGCGAACGCGCCCGGCAGCGCTTGCTCCACGACGGTGCCGGGCCGTCCCTGGTGATGGCGGGCGGCGCGCTGCTGGATCCCTCGGTCCTGACCATCGGCTTCGCCCGCCGCTTCGCCACCTACAAGCGGGCGACCCTGATCTTCCGCGACAGCGAGCGCCTGCAGCGACTGCTGAACGACCGTCGCCGTCCCGTGCAGTTCATCTTCGCCGGCAAGGCCCACCCGGCCGACGACCCGGGCAAGCGGCTCCTGCAGGAGCTCGTAGACATGGCCCGCGCCCCGGCGTTCGGCGGCCGCATCGCCTTCGTCGAGGACTACGGCGAGCAGCTGGCCCAGTATATGGTCCACGGCGTGGACGTGTGGCTGAACAACCCCCTGCCGCCGCTCGAGGCCAGCGGCACCAGCGGCATGAAGGCCGCCATGAACGGGGTGCCCCAGTTGAGCATTCTCGACGGCTGGTGGGAGGAGGGCTACGACGGCGAGAACGGCTGGGCGATCAGGCACGAGGAGAAGGACGGCGATGGCGATCGTCTCGACGCGGAGGAGATCTACCGGACCCTGGAGAGCGACATCGTCCCGCGCTACTATCGCGTCGATGCCGCCGGGGTACCGATCGAATGGGTCAAGACCATGAAGGCCGCGATGCGCGGCGCCGGCGCCCGGTTCTCCGCCCGGCGGATGGTCAGGGAGTACACGGAGAAATTCTATACCATGGCCTTGAAGGAGGTCGCGTCGCTCGAGTAG
- a CDS encoding toll/interleukin-1 receptor domain-containing protein, translating to MPVRTYPTALVLSHARADREFACRLTRDLENAGAKVSTFEAESLFGAFHMATIREGIAAAAFWAVILTPAIVASDMAKNELERAMASDVVDSEVEVLPLLRSPCKLPACLNRKRCTDFTEDQGYEAAFGRLLGCLRRAADAHAPGREGDPVGRYPTGITIDPIPGLSARLVSLFCQYYENFYRWDRISVGEACEMKLADAGLIVFHEYYEHGQWGYEFTLSGCRLVRKIYGRRVRPCPRGLICEPVEARSCEEG from the coding sequence ATGCCTGTCCGTACGTATCCAACGGCGCTCGTCCTGAGCCACGCACGCGCCGACCGGGAGTTCGCATGTCGTCTGACCCGGGATCTCGAGAACGCCGGCGCGAAGGTCTCGACCTTCGAGGCGGAGAGCCTCTTCGGAGCCTTTCACATGGCCACGATACGAGAGGGCATCGCCGCTGCCGCATTCTGGGCCGTCATCCTGACTCCGGCAATCGTCGCCTCGGACATGGCGAAGAACGAGCTCGAGAGGGCCATGGCATCCGATGTCGTGGACAGCGAGGTGGAGGTACTCCCCCTCCTGAGGTCTCCGTGCAAGCTGCCTGCATGCCTGAACAGGAAGCGTTGTACCGATTTCACGGAAGATCAGGGATACGAGGCCGCTTTCGGACGCCTGCTCGGATGTCTGCGCCGGGCGGCAGACGCTCACGCGCCCGGCCGGGAAGGCGATCCGGTCGGACGGTACCCCACGGGAATCACGATCGACCCGATCCCGGGCCTCTCTGCGCGTCTCGTGTCTCTCTTCTGCCAGTACTACGAGAACTTCTACCGGTGGGACAGGATTTCCGTGGGCGAAGCGTGCGAGATGAAACTGGCCGATGCCGGTCTGATCGTGTTCCACGAATATTACGAACACGGCCAGTGGGGATACGAATTCACCCTGTCCGGATGCCGGCTCGTCCGCAAGATCTACGGAAGACGCGTACGACCGTGTCCGCGCGGGCTCATATGCGAGCCGGTCGAGGCCAGGAGCTGCGAGGAGGGTTAG